From one Erythrobacter sp. HKB08 genomic stretch:
- a CDS encoding YdcH family protein → MVSSHVSALKSKHANIEAQLREEMNRPAPDDATIQMLKKRKLRIKEELSAH, encoded by the coding sequence ATGGTATCGTCCCATGTCAGCGCGCTGAAATCCAAACATGCCAATATCGAAGCCCAGCTTCGCGAGGAAATGAACCGGCCGGCTCCTGACGATGCGACGATCCAGATGCTCAAGAAGCGCAAGCTTCGAATTAAGGAAGAGCTTTCAGCGCATTGA
- a CDS encoding YdcH family protein, producing MNELELRKKLALLRTEHRDLDAAITALRESGSTDQLQIARLKKRKLMLKDQIAIIEDQLLPDIIA from the coding sequence GTGAACGAGTTGGAGCTGCGCAAGAAGCTCGCGCTGCTGCGTACCGAGCATCGCGACCTCGACGCCGCCATCACCGCGCTGCGCGAGTCCGGCTCAACCGACCAGCTCCAGATCGCCCGGCTCAAGAAGCGAAAGCTGATGCTGAAAGACCAGATCGCGATCATCGAAGACCAGCTTCTGCCCGATATCATCGCGTAG
- a CDS encoding glycerol kinase: MSDKMLLVLDEGTTSTRAMLFGADGKPHGSAQQELTQHYPAPGRVEHDPTEIWHRTLACAREMVAKAGGAERIAAIGITNQRETVVAWDRTTGEPLARALVWQDRRTADFCDRLRKGGHEPRVQEETGLLLDPYFSGTKMRWLVENEPAVAAAAKKGTLALGTIESWLVFKLTGGTFISDASNASRTLLLPLAGAKFDEGLCELFEVPRGALGEVVDTSGNFGETLKELFGARIPICGLVGDQQSATIGQGCLTPGETKATYGTGAFILANKGQDVPQSSHRLLGTVLMQQGGERTYALEGSVFVAGSLVQWLRDSLGLLGTAAETETLARSIETSGGVVIVPALSGLGAPHWQPEARGVIAGLSFSTGRAEIARAALEAMAHQTFDLAEAFAADGAEWTSLKIDGGMSANDWMAQDIANLLGLPVERPDFVETTALGAAMLAAVGCGMHADLASASDAMRGNVGTFAPDMPGEVRASRLAAWRKALSAA, translated from the coding sequence ATGTCCGACAAGATGTTGCTGGTGCTCGACGAGGGGACGACCTCGACCCGCGCGATGCTGTTCGGAGCGGATGGCAAGCCGCATGGCAGCGCGCAGCAGGAACTGACCCAGCATTACCCCGCGCCGGGCCGCGTCGAGCACGATCCGACGGAGATCTGGCACCGCACGCTCGCCTGCGCCCGCGAAATGGTCGCGAAAGCAGGCGGGGCCGAGAGGATCGCCGCAATCGGGATCACCAACCAGCGCGAGACGGTCGTCGCGTGGGACAGGACCACCGGCGAACCGCTGGCTCGGGCGCTCGTCTGGCAGGACCGGCGCACCGCCGATTTCTGCGACCGGCTGCGCAAGGGCGGCCACGAGCCGCGCGTGCAGGAGGAGACCGGCCTGCTGCTCGATCCCTATTTTTCCGGCACCAAGATGCGCTGGCTGGTCGAGAACGAACCGGCGGTTGCGGCAGCCGCGAAGAAGGGCACGCTCGCGCTCGGCACGATCGAAAGCTGGCTGGTCTTCAAGCTGACTGGCGGCACCTTCATCAGCGATGCCAGCAATGCGAGCCGCACGCTGCTGCTGCCGCTGGCAGGCGCGAAATTCGACGAGGGGCTGTGCGAGCTGTTCGAGGTGCCGCGTGGCGCGCTAGGCGAGGTGGTCGATACTTCGGGCAATTTCGGCGAGACGCTGAAGGAGCTGTTCGGCGCTCGCATCCCGATCTGCGGGCTGGTTGGCGACCAGCAGTCGGCGACCATCGGGCAGGGGTGCCTGACCCCGGGCGAGACCAAGGCGACTTACGGCACCGGCGCCTTCATCCTCGCCAACAAGGGGCAGGACGTGCCGCAATCCTCGCACCGCCTGCTCGGAACCGTGCTGATGCAGCAGGGCGGCGAGCGGACCTATGCGCTCGAAGGTTCGGTCTTCGTCGCGGGTAGCCTCGTCCAGTGGCTGCGGGATTCGCTCGGCCTGCTCGGCACCGCTGCGGAAACCGAGACGCTGGCCCGCTCGATCGAGACGAGCGGCGGGGTGGTCATCGTTCCTGCGCTTTCCGGCCTCGGCGCGCCGCACTGGCAGCCCGAGGCGCGCGGTGTGATCGCCGGCTTGAGCTTCAGTACGGGGAGGGCGGAAATCGCCCGTGCCGCGCTCGAGGCGATGGCGCACCAGACCTTCGACCTCGCCGAGGCCTTTGCCGCCGACGGGGCGGAGTGGACCTCGCTCAAGATCGACGGCGGGATGAGCGCCAACGACTGGATGGCGCAGGATATCGCCAACCTGCTCGGCCTGCCGGTCGAGCGGCCTGACTTCGTCGAGACGACCGCGCTCGGCGCAGCGATGCTGGCTGCGGTCGGCTGCGGGATGCATGCCGACCTGGCGAGCGCAAGCGATGCGATGCGCGGGAATGTCGGAACGTTCGCCCCCGACATGCCGGGCGAAGTGCGGGCGAGCCGCCTTGCTGCGTGGAGAAAGGCGCTTTCGGCGGCCTAG
- a CDS encoding MBL fold metallo-hydrolase, which produces MVEVPPQPWPVGKAEQPEPLVRRILAPNPSPYTYTGTQTYLVGSEDEVAVIDPGPDDPEHIDAILEAIGDARLVAIMCTHTHRDHSPAAKPLAKKTSAPVVGCAPLAIPDDGPRSDAPFDRTYEPDRVLEDGEAMTGRGWTLRAVATPGHTSNHLCFALEESGALFTGDHVMGWSTSVVVPPDGDMGDYMKSLEKLYAREDRVYYSAHGAPIEKPRQLVRGMIGHRRQRENQIMRILGEQPHAIKEMVPRMYKGLDPRLEDAAGMSVKAHLLDLERRGLVIRSGDTWQTM; this is translated from the coding sequence ATGGTTGAAGTACCGCCCCAACCCTGGCCCGTTGGCAAGGCCGAGCAGCCCGAGCCGCTCGTGCGGCGCATCCTCGCGCCCAATCCCTCGCCCTACACCTACACCGGGACGCAGACCTATCTCGTCGGTAGCGAGGACGAAGTGGCGGTGATCGATCCGGGGCCGGACGATCCCGAGCATATCGACGCGATCCTCGAGGCTATCGGCGATGCCAGGCTGGTTGCGATCATGTGCACCCACACGCACCGCGATCATTCTCCTGCCGCGAAGCCGCTGGCGAAGAAAACCAGCGCGCCGGTGGTCGGCTGCGCCCCGCTCGCCATTCCTGACGACGGCCCGCGCTCCGACGCACCATTCGACCGCACTTACGAGCCCGACCGCGTGCTCGAGGATGGCGAGGCGATGACCGGCCGCGGCTGGACGCTGCGCGCTGTCGCGACGCCCGGCCACACGTCGAACCACCTGTGTTTCGCGCTGGAGGAAAGCGGCGCGCTGTTCACCGGCGACCACGTGATGGGCTGGTCGACCAGCGTCGTCGTGCCGCCCGATGGCGACATGGGCGACTACATGAAGAGCCTCGAGAAGCTCTACGCGCGCGAAGATCGGGTCTATTATTCGGCTCACGGCGCACCAATCGAAAAGCCGCGCCAGCTCGTGCGCGGGATGATCGGCCATCGGCGCCAGCGCGAAAACCAGATCATGCGCATCCTCGGCGAACAGCCGCATGCGATCAAGGAAATGGTCCCGCGCATGTACAAGGGGCTCGACCCGCGGCTGGAGGATGCGGCGGGCATGTCGGTCAAGGCGCACCTGCTCGATCTGGAACGGCGCGGGCTCGTCATTCGTTCGGGGGACACATGGCAGACGATGTAA
- a CDS encoding DUF4230 domain-containing protein has protein sequence MADDVKTAETSAETLVPKAERPKPLARVQAVPWLIVILLFALCAWLAWKAFGPSELDGDPIATSLVAFEEQNALNVFTAQLAPVVSSEDSRLFGAIKSRQIAVIPARVNYSIDLSRMSERRLNWDAEEQVLSVQLPPVRIGTPNLDEAEAQYLREGVWISRDAQDSLTRANTRQAEQQAMEQAANPSLLKLARDAGRSAVAQNLAIPLQVAGFGDVTVRVTYDDDRSDGTEAQ, from the coding sequence ATGGCAGACGATGTAAAGACAGCAGAGACCAGCGCGGAGACGCTGGTGCCCAAGGCCGAACGGCCCAAACCGCTCGCCCGCGTACAGGCGGTTCCGTGGCTGATCGTCATCCTCCTGTTCGCACTGTGCGCATGGCTCGCGTGGAAGGCCTTCGGCCCCAGCGAGCTCGACGGCGACCCGATCGCGACCTCGCTGGTCGCCTTCGAGGAACAGAACGCCCTCAACGTGTTCACTGCCCAGCTCGCCCCTGTCGTATCGAGCGAGGACAGCCGCCTGTTCGGCGCGATCAAGAGCCGCCAGATCGCGGTCATCCCGGCGCGGGTGAATTATTCGATCGATTTGTCGCGCATGAGCGAGCGGCGACTGAACTGGGACGCGGAAGAGCAGGTGTTGTCCGTCCAGTTGCCGCCGGTTCGCATCGGCACGCCCAATCTCGACGAGGCCGAAGCGCAGTACCTGCGCGAAGGCGTGTGGATCAGCCGAGATGCGCAGGACAGCCTCACCCGCGCGAATACGCGGCAGGCCGAACAGCAGGCGATGGAGCAGGCGGCGAACCCTTCGCTGCTGAAACTCGCCCGCGATGCCGGCCGCAGCGCTGTGGCGCAGAACCTCGCCATCCCGCTGCAGGTGGCAGGCTTCGGCGACGTCACGGTCCGGGTGACCTATGACGACGACCGCTCGGACGGGACCGAGGCACAGTAA
- a CDS encoding DUF1465 family protein: protein MAIPTDISEPIIEALYTEALVLADEARQVFDLAPVDAHDPEADHVRLALSVEGLRTTTRVMHILAWLLNHRAYFNGEMTELQLRRHSKLPPDRESDRANLAVLEYPTRELIHDSERLHARVARLDAAWRDGFEMRPSAVHRLRDRIDRSFAARG from the coding sequence ATGGCGATACCGACCGACATCAGCGAACCCATCATCGAGGCGCTTTACACCGAAGCGCTGGTGCTCGCCGATGAGGCACGCCAGGTGTTCGACCTGGCGCCGGTCGATGCGCATGATCCGGAAGCCGACCATGTCCGCTTGGCGCTATCGGTCGAAGGCCTGCGCACGACGACGCGCGTGATGCATATCCTTGCTTGGCTGCTCAACCACCGCGCCTATTTCAACGGCGAGATGACCGAGTTGCAGCTGCGCCGCCACAGCAAGCTACCGCCCGACAGGGAATCCGACCGCGCGAACCTTGCCGTGCTCGAATATCCGACGCGCGAGTTGATCCACGATAGCGAGCGGCTGCATGCCCGCGTCGCGCGGCTCGATGCGGCCTGGCGCGACGGGTTCGAAATGCGCCCCTCGGCCGTCCACCGCCTGCGCGACCGGATCGACCGGAGCTTTGCCGCCCGGGGTTGA
- a CDS encoding L,D-transpeptidase family protein produces MNSMVTWIGGATAALVLVFSGASLAGAMMDGDGDTSAEAKSIEQAIPVDPAAVEKSADPEFVTEEVVQPLPEKEAEPKDERFVVKRILDIDGPIKYGDWYWDTEGVPEGPLVITVDLDARVISIFRDGYEIGAAAAMLGTDDHPTPLGTFPILTKERHNVSEKYGNAPMPWTLRLTWDGIAIHGGSEVENGYASHGCIAIPDELASRLFAIAKKGDKVIITRGETMGMGDEII; encoded by the coding sequence ATGAACTCGATGGTGACATGGATCGGCGGCGCAACGGCCGCACTCGTGCTGGTCTTCAGCGGCGCTTCGCTCGCGGGGGCCATGATGGACGGCGACGGCGACACCTCCGCCGAAGCGAAGAGCATCGAACAGGCGATCCCGGTCGATCCGGCGGCGGTCGAGAAATCGGCAGACCCTGAATTCGTCACCGAAGAAGTCGTCCAGCCGCTCCCCGAAAAGGAAGCCGAGCCGAAGGACGAGCGCTTCGTCGTGAAGCGCATCCTCGATATCGACGGCCCGATCAAATATGGCGACTGGTACTGGGATACCGAGGGCGTGCCGGAAGGCCCGCTGGTCATCACCGTCGATCTCGATGCGCGCGTGATTTCGATTTTCCGCGACGGATACGAAATCGGCGCGGCGGCAGCGATGCTCGGCACCGACGATCATCCGACGCCGCTCGGCACCTTCCCGATCCTGACCAAGGAACGGCACAATGTGTCGGAGAAATACGGCAATGCGCCGATGCCCTGGACGCTGCGCCTGACATGGGACGGCATCGCCATCCACGGCGGCAGCGAAGTCGAGAACGGCTATGCCAGCCACGGCTGCATCGCGATCCCCGACGAGCTTGCCAGCCGCCTGTTCGCCATCGCCAAGAAGGGCGACAAGGTCATCATCACCCGTGGCGAGACCATGGGCATGGGCGACGAGATTATCTGA
- a CDS encoding tol-pal system YbgF family protein, which produces MISRTSRFVIAGLAAFAVAGTSMPALAQDEGADARIRKLESEVRALQRKVFPGGDGRFFEPEITAAQRTGSTTGTAPSTTAVTDILVRLDALESQLAGLTAQTEENSNAIMQLTNRLVALENGGSTRGATSSGTEASEATGSSASQSNLSAMTGGQAATTASAEPAGPTAERLAAVSEIAKPQTDDPGDDEYSYGFRLWNAGFYPEAQQQLTLFVEKYPNHSRTTYGRNLLGRAYLDDGKPAEAAPWFLRNYQADKNARRAPDSLLYLAEAMIAMKDERRACIALAEFGETYPAVASGRLSDEYQANLRKVDCD; this is translated from the coding sequence ATGATCAGCCGAACGAGCCGCTTTGTAATCGCGGGCCTCGCCGCTTTCGCCGTCGCGGGCACGAGCATGCCGGCTCTCGCGCAGGACGAGGGTGCCGATGCGCGTATCCGCAAGCTCGAATCCGAAGTGCGCGCGCTTCAGCGCAAGGTATTCCCGGGCGGCGACGGCCGCTTCTTCGAGCCGGAAATCACTGCTGCGCAGCGGACCGGCTCCACCACCGGCACTGCGCCCTCGACGACTGCCGTGACCGACATCCTCGTGCGCCTCGATGCGCTGGAATCCCAACTTGCCGGGCTGACCGCGCAGACCGAGGAGAACTCCAACGCGATCATGCAGCTGACCAATCGGCTCGTCGCCCTCGAGAATGGCGGCAGCACGCGCGGCGCGACTTCGAGCGGAACCGAAGCCAGTGAAGCGACCGGCTCGAGCGCCTCGCAAAGCAATCTCTCCGCCATGACCGGCGGGCAGGCTGCGACTACCGCTTCGGCAGAACCGGCCGGCCCTACGGCCGAGCGCCTCGCTGCGGTATCGGAAATTGCAAAGCCGCAGACCGACGATCCGGGCGACGACGAATATTCCTACGGCTTCCGCCTGTGGAATGCCGGCTTCTATCCCGAAGCTCAGCAGCAGCTGACGCTGTTCGTCGAGAAGTATCCGAACCACTCGCGCACGACCTATGGCCGCAACCTGCTGGGCCGCGCCTATCTCGACGATGGCAAGCCTGCCGAGGCCGCGCCGTGGTTCCTGCGCAACTACCAGGCCGACAAGAACGCGCGCCGTGCGCCCGACAGCCTGCTCTATCTCGCCGAAGCGATGATCGCGATGAAGGACGAACGCCGCGCCTGTATCGCCCTGGCCGAATTCGGCGAGACCTATCCGGCCGTGGCCTCGGGGCGCCTGTCGGACGAATACCAGGCCAATTTGCGCAAGGTGGACTGCGATTGA
- the ptsP gene encoding phosphoenolpyruvate--protein phosphotransferase has translation MTAAAAARSILTQLHEVMASRMHAQGKLDRVVEIIGESLDSEVCSIYLLREGMLELFATRGLNKEAVHVTRLALGEGLTGTIADKVETLNLAEAKAHPDFQYRPETGEEKFHSFAGVPIVYRERSVGVLCVQHVDPRRYEDVEVEALQTTAMVLSELIANAELVDEEEARGRSEQQSGPVTITGLSLVKGLASGYAVFHQPRITIDQVMADDTEAERQRVYRAFDKMRDQIDGLSQQAEFGVGGEHEEVLQTYKMFAYDEGWSRRINEAIDSGLTAEAAIERVQQRTRMRMREIDDPLLADRMHDLEDLSNRLLRIVSGQLGTAATQGLRRDTILIAKNLGPAELLEYDRRRLKGVILEEGSLTAHVVIVARAMGIPVLGRARGLRGILFEGDEVLLDCDKGMANIRPAQAVADAFDMRFAKTREKQASYAELRDVEPFTRCGTRIQVLMNAGLRDDISNLNLVGADGIGLFRTEFQFLVSATLPQRERQLRLYRDVLDAAGDKPVIFRTVDIGGDKAVPYLNSDEAEHDENPAMGWRALRLALEREGLLKAQARALLEAASGRSLYVMFPMVSEPWEFDAAKQVFEDQLAFLRKQKRILPEQIQYGAMLEVPALAEVLDLLIPRLSFLSVGTNDLTQFLFAADRANPKLAERYDWLSPGILRFMRRIAQSTIGQPVELGVCGEMGGRQLEALALLGLGFRRLSITPVSVGPIKELVRQVDLNEITEAMNRWLSSPPEDMRATMRAWAEERGIAID, from the coding sequence ATGACAGCCGCAGCCGCCGCACGTTCGATCCTCACACAGCTTCACGAGGTCATGGCCTCGCGCATGCATGCGCAGGGCAAGCTCGACCGCGTGGTGGAGATTATCGGCGAATCGCTCGATAGCGAGGTGTGCTCGATCTACCTCCTGCGCGAGGGCATGCTCGAGCTGTTCGCGACGCGCGGCCTCAACAAGGAAGCGGTGCACGTTACCCGCCTGGCGCTCGGCGAAGGGCTGACCGGCACGATCGCCGACAAGGTCGAAACGCTCAACCTTGCCGAGGCGAAGGCGCACCCGGACTTCCAGTATCGCCCCGAAACGGGCGAGGAGAAGTTCCACAGCTTCGCCGGCGTCCCGATCGTCTACCGCGAACGCTCGGTCGGTGTGCTGTGCGTCCAGCATGTCGACCCGCGCCGCTACGAGGACGTCGAAGTCGAGGCGTTGCAGACGACCGCGATGGTCCTGTCCGAGCTGATCGCCAACGCCGAACTGGTCGACGAGGAAGAAGCGCGCGGGCGCAGCGAGCAGCAGTCCGGCCCGGTGACCATCACCGGCCTCTCGCTCGTGAAGGGGCTGGCGAGCGGCTATGCCGTGTTCCACCAGCCGCGCATCACCATCGACCAGGTCATGGCCGACGACACCGAGGCCGAGCGCCAGCGCGTCTACCGCGCGTTCGACAAGATGCGCGACCAGATCGACGGCCTTTCGCAGCAGGCCGAATTCGGCGTCGGCGGCGAGCATGAAGAGGTCCTGCAGACCTACAAGATGTTCGCCTACGACGAAGGCTGGTCGCGGCGCATCAACGAAGCGATCGACAGCGGGCTGACGGCCGAGGCGGCGATCGAGCGCGTCCAGCAGCGCACCCGCATGCGCATGCGCGAGATCGACGACCCGCTGCTGGCCGACCGGATGCACGATCTGGAGGATCTCTCCAACCGCCTGCTTCGCATCGTCTCGGGCCAGCTGGGCACCGCGGCTACGCAGGGCTTGCGGCGCGATACGATCCTGATCGCCAAGAACCTCGGCCCGGCCGAGCTGCTCGAATACGACCGCAGGCGCCTGAAGGGCGTCATCCTGGAAGAGGGCTCGCTCACTGCACACGTGGTGATCGTTGCGCGGGCGATGGGCATCCCGGTGCTCGGCCGCGCTCGCGGGCTTCGCGGCATCCTGTTCGAAGGCGACGAGGTCCTGCTCGACTGCGACAAGGGGATGGCCAACATCCGTCCCGCACAGGCAGTGGCCGATGCTTTCGACATGCGCTTTGCGAAAACGCGCGAGAAGCAGGCGAGCTATGCGGAGCTGCGCGATGTCGAGCCGTTCACCCGCTGCGGCACGCGCATACAGGTGCTGATGAACGCCGGGCTGCGCGACGATATTTCGAACCTCAACCTCGTCGGCGCGGACGGCATCGGCCTGTTCCGCACCGAGTTCCAGTTCCTCGTATCGGCCACGCTGCCGCAGCGCGAGCGCCAGCTGCGCCTCTACCGCGACGTGCTCGATGCGGCGGGGGACAAGCCGGTCATCTTCCGTACGGTCGATATCGGCGGCGACAAGGCGGTGCCCTATCTCAATTCGGACGAGGCCGAGCATGACGAGAACCCCGCGATGGGCTGGCGCGCGCTGCGCCTCGCGCTCGAACGCGAAGGGCTGCTGAAGGCGCAGGCACGCGCCTTGCTCGAGGCGGCCTCGGGCCGCTCGCTCTACGTCATGTTCCCCATGGTCAGCGAGCCGTGGGAATTCGACGCGGCCAAGCAGGTATTCGAGGACCAGCTCGCCTTCCTGCGCAAGCAGAAGCGCATCCTGCCCGAACAGATCCAGTATGGAGCAATGCTCGAAGTCCCGGCGCTTGCCGAAGTGCTCGACCTGCTGATCCCGCGCCTGTCTTTCCTGTCGGTCGGCACCAATGACCTGACGCAGTTCCTGTTCGCTGCCGACCGGGCCAACCCGAAGCTGGCAGAGCGCTACGACTGGCTCAGCCCCGGCATCCTGCGCTTCATGCGGCGCATCGCACAGTCGACCATCGGCCAGCCGGTCGAGCTTGGCGTATGCGGCGAGATGGGCGGGCGCCAGCTGGAAGCGCTGGCGCTGCTCGGCCTTGGCTTCCGCCGCCTGTCCATCACCCCGGTGTCGGTCGGCCCGATCAAGGAGCTGGTGCGGCAGGTCGATCTCAACGAAATTACCGAAGCGATGAATCGCTGGCTCTCAAGCCCGCCGGAAGACATGCGCGCGACGATGCGGGCGTGGGCGGAAGAGCGCGGCATTGCGATCGATTAG
- the nadA gene encoding quinolinate synthase NadA, whose amino-acid sequence MTVETALPTGEDLLAEINRLRKERNAVILAHYYQKPQIQDLADFVGDSLELSRKAAETDADVIAFCGVKFMAETAKILSPEKIVVLPDMDAGCSLEDSCPPEKFKAFREAHPDHIALTYINCSTEVKALSDVIVTSSSAETILQQIPEDQKIIFGPDRHLGGYLSRKFNREMLLWPGVCIVHEAFSETELLKLKEEYPDAPIAAHPECPPTIIDHADYVGSTSGILQFAKTFPGDTLIVATEPHIIHQMEKALPEKNFIGAPGADGNCSCNICPYMALNTLEKLYVCLRDLEPRIEIEEGLRLKAKQSLDRMLEMASGTIGKGDLGKV is encoded by the coding sequence ATGACTGTCGAAACCGCCCTGCCCACCGGTGAAGACCTGCTCGCCGAGATCAATCGGCTGCGCAAGGAGCGCAACGCGGTCATCCTGGCGCATTACTACCAGAAGCCGCAGATCCAGGACCTGGCCGATTTCGTCGGCGACAGCCTCGAGCTGAGCCGCAAGGCGGCCGAGACGGATGCCGATGTGATCGCGTTCTGCGGCGTGAAATTCATGGCCGAAACGGCCAAGATCCTCAGCCCGGAAAAGATCGTCGTCCTGCCCGACATGGACGCAGGCTGCAGCCTCGAGGATTCCTGCCCGCCGGAGAAGTTCAAGGCTTTCCGCGAAGCGCATCCCGACCACATTGCGCTGACCTACATCAACTGCTCGACCGAGGTGAAAGCGCTTTCGGACGTGATCGTCACCTCGTCCAGTGCAGAGACGATCCTGCAGCAGATCCCGGAAGACCAGAAGATCATCTTCGGCCCCGACCGGCATCTCGGCGGGTATCTCTCGCGCAAGTTCAATCGCGAAATGCTGCTCTGGCCGGGCGTGTGCATCGTGCACGAGGCTTTCAGCGAGACCGAGCTGCTCAAGCTGAAGGAAGAATATCCCGATGCTCCGATCGCGGCGCATCCGGAATGCCCGCCGACGATCATCGACCATGCCGATTATGTCGGCTCGACCAGCGGCATCCTGCAATTCGCCAAGACCTTCCCGGGCGACACGCTGATCGTGGCGACCGAGCCGCACATCATCCACCAGATGGAAAAAGCGCTGCCGGAAAAGAACTTCATCGGCGCACCGGGTGCGGACGGCAACTGCTCGTGCAACATCTGTCCCTATATGGCGCTCAACACGCTCGAGAAGCTCTACGTATGCCTGCGCGACCTCGAACCGCGCATCGAGATCGAGGAAGGCCTGCGCCTAAAGGCCAAGCAGAGCCTCGACCGGATGCTCGAAATGGCCAGCGGGACGATCGGCAAGGGCGACCTCGGCAAGGTCTGA
- the tilS gene encoding tRNA lysidine(34) synthetase TilS produces MWSGDGKVGLAVSGGPDSMAMLVLAQASIPDCFQVATVDHGLRPENADEARSVARYCEMTGVPHRTLEVEVEGGNLQSQARLARYQALADWSRENDLRAILTAHHADDQAETLLMRLNRGSGVAGLAGVRASGSFAVGAGDLAVLRPLLGFRRAELQSVVAAAGINPAEDASNSDERFDRVRIRKAIEGADWLDPVALARSAANLADADEALDHFAELAWVEAAQRDGDAILVAPIGLRAVALRVLARVFENFGGQPRGSELARLLERLEAGEGANLAGIIARVENDGAGSRRWRFEPEPPRKTG; encoded by the coding sequence CTGTGGTCCGGCGACGGAAAAGTCGGGCTCGCCGTATCGGGCGGGCCTGACAGCATGGCCATGCTGGTCCTCGCTCAGGCTTCGATCCCTGACTGCTTCCAGGTGGCGACTGTCGATCACGGCCTGCGTCCCGAAAATGCCGACGAGGCCCGCTCGGTCGCCCGATATTGCGAGATGACCGGCGTCCCGCACCGGACGCTCGAGGTCGAGGTCGAAGGCGGCAATCTCCAGTCGCAGGCGCGCCTCGCGCGTTATCAGGCGCTGGCGGACTGGTCGCGCGAGAATGACCTCCGGGCGATCCTGACCGCGCACCATGCGGACGACCAGGCCGAAACCCTACTCATGCGGCTCAACCGCGGAAGCGGTGTCGCAGGGCTAGCCGGTGTACGTGCATCCGGCAGCTTCGCCGTTGGTGCGGGCGACTTGGCCGTCCTGCGTCCACTGCTCGGTTTCCGCAGGGCCGAACTCCAGTCCGTCGTCGCAGCTGCCGGCATCAATCCCGCCGAGGATGCCAGCAATAGCGACGAACGCTTCGACCGCGTGCGCATCCGTAAAGCTATCGAAGGCGCCGACTGGCTCGACCCGGTCGCGCTTGCGCGCTCCGCGGCCAATCTTGCGGATGCCGACGAGGCGCTCGATCACTTCGCCGAGCTTGCCTGGGTCGAAGCGGCGCAGCGTGATGGGGACGCGATCTTGGTCGCGCCCATCGGCCTTCGCGCAGTGGCGCTGCGTGTGCTGGCCCGTGTGTTCGAGAACTTCGGAGGGCAGCCGCGCGGATCGGAGCTGGCTCGCCTGCTCGAACGGCTCGAAGCTGGTGAGGGCGCGAACCTGGCCGGGATCATCGCCCGGGTCGAAAACGACGGAGCGGGAAGCCGGCGTTGGCGGTTCGAACCCGAACCGCCGCGCAAGACCGGCTGA
- a CDS encoding helix-turn-helix domain-containing protein — protein sequence MSNTEELVEEQLPLEGAGDQLRHAREAQGKSLDDMAQETRIPRRHLETLEAGGFAELPSRAYAIGFSRTYARELGLDEHVILDGVRAELAQDTQQRETHVSKFEPGDPARVPSRGLAWFSAFAVILLFAGLIAFFGDRVFPGAGPGSILEDEEAVEAAPVASEDEGEVRTAAAPADASGQVVFTALEDNVWVRFYESDGDRLLEKVLARGETFAIPADANDPRINTGRPDALAITIGGREVAKLSDQPTTVGDAPVNAAALLARADTPATPATE from the coding sequence ATGTCGAATACGGAAGAATTGGTTGAAGAGCAGCTGCCGCTCGAAGGGGCGGGGGACCAGCTGCGACACGCGCGTGAAGCGCAGGGCAAGTCGCTCGACGATATGGCGCAGGAAACGCGTATTCCGCGCCGCCACCTCGAAACACTGGAAGCCGGCGGGTTCGCCGAACTGCCTTCGCGGGCCTATGCGATCGGGTTCTCGCGCACCTATGCGCGCGAACTCGGCCTGGACGAGCATGTCATCCTCGACGGGGTTCGCGCGGAACTGGCGCAGGATACCCAGCAGCGCGAAACGCATGTCTCGAAATTCGAGCCGGGCGATCCCGCTCGCGTTCCGAGCCGGGGCCTCGCCTGGTTCAGTGCCTTTGCCGTCATCCTGCTGTTCGCCGGGCTGATCGCCTTCTTCGGCGACAGGGTCTTCCCCGGCGCGGGTCCGGGCTCGATCCTGGAGGACGAGGAAGCGGTCGAGGCGGCACCTGTCGCCTCGGAAGACGAGGGCGAGGTTCGCACGGCAGCCGCGCCCGCGGATGCCTCGGGCCAGGTCGTTTTCACCGCGCTGGAGGACAACGTCTGGGTCCGCTTCTACGAAAGCGACGGCGACCGTCTGCTCGAAAAAGTGCTCGCGCGGGGCGAGACATTCGCCATTCCCGCCGATGCGAACGATCCGCGCATCAACACCGGCCGGCCCGACGCGCTGGCGATAACCATCGGCGGAAGGGAAGTCGCCAAGCTTTCGGACCAGCCAACGACCGTGGGCGATGCGCCGGTCAATGCCGCCGCATTGCTCGCCCGCGCGGATACGCCCGCGACGCCGGCTACCGAGTAA